The Acidimicrobiales bacterium genome has a window encoding:
- a CDS encoding cation transporter, translating into MPAQADEARNERRALTASMVGAGVFAAIGIVLGIVSGSQVILFDGAFSLLGVGLAWMALLASRAGRSGPTPGYPYGREGVVPLVIGIEGVALLATCAYAAFEALSTILSGGGEVVGGWGLVYAAISFVAPLGMAAWLTRTSSSELVDAEATQWRAGGAFGAGMLAAFVGAQLLADSSRSDLAGYVDPGLVLVAACVFVVPPLRMVRTMLRELLEAAPDDAVQERVQSAIEAVSVAHGLDSPTVRMTKVGTKLYVDAEYVTEPDRTVGETDDVRRSVARALTDLGLDAWLTVEFSADPSWDDPPAVR; encoded by the coding sequence GTGCCAGCTCAGGCCGACGAAGCCAGGAACGAGCGGCGGGCGCTGACGGCGTCGATGGTCGGTGCCGGGGTGTTCGCAGCCATCGGCATCGTGTTGGGCATCGTGTCTGGCTCGCAGGTGATCCTGTTCGACGGCGCCTTCTCCCTCCTCGGCGTCGGGCTGGCGTGGATGGCGCTGCTCGCGTCACGCGCCGGCCGCAGCGGTCCCACACCCGGCTACCCGTACGGACGCGAGGGCGTCGTTCCGCTGGTGATCGGGATCGAGGGTGTCGCCCTGCTGGCCACCTGCGCCTACGCCGCCTTCGAGGCGCTCTCCACGATCCTCTCCGGCGGTGGCGAGGTGGTCGGCGGATGGGGGCTCGTCTACGCCGCCATCTCCTTCGTCGCCCCGCTCGGCATGGCCGCCTGGCTCACTCGGACGTCGTCGTCGGAGCTGGTCGACGCCGAGGCGACCCAGTGGCGGGCAGGCGGTGCGTTCGGCGCCGGGATGCTCGCCGCCTTCGTCGGGGCGCAGCTGCTGGCGGACTCGTCGCGGTCGGACCTGGCCGGCTACGTCGATCCCGGCCTCGTGCTGGTGGCGGCGTGCGTGTTCGTCGTGCCGCCGCTGCGCATGGTGCGCACGATGTTGCGCGAGCTGCTCGAGGCGGCACCCGACGACGCCGTGCAGGAACGGGTGCAGTCGGCCATCGAGGCCGTGTCGGTGGCCCATGGCCTCGACTCGCCGACCGTGCGGATGACCAAGGTCGGCACCAAGCTCTACGTCGACGCCGAGTACGTCACCGAGCCCGACCGGACGGTCGGTGAGACCGATGACGTCCGCCGGTCCGTCGCCAGGGCACTCACCGATCTCGGCCTCGACGCGTGGCTGACCGTCGAGTTCTCCGCCGATCCCTCGTGGGACGACCCGCCGGCGGTGCGCTGA
- a CDS encoding SulP family inorganic anion transporter: MRSSRVAAIGRRLRRDGVAGLVLGVQSVPDGLATGLLAGVSPLAGLYAYVVGTLAGAAATSSTFMVVQGTGAMAMVVADVPAVHDSTDPERALFTLSILTGAVMLAAGLLKLGSVLRFVSNAVMVGFINAVGVNIVLGQLANLTGFAADGANRVVRALNTVLSPGELDWRSVAVGLGTILLIIALERTSIGALGLVVGVIATSAAAATLGWSGVATLSDLGVDLDGLPTPTWPLVGAVPALLVPAASLAFVGLVQGAGISANFVNPDGRYPDASRDFVGQGVANVASGVMQGMPVGGSVSASAINKAAGARSRWAPIVASAVMAVVIVAFGDAVGYLAMPALAGLLILIGVRTVKPADVRSVWRTGVVQKAVLVVTFVLTMVIPLQYAVMVGVGLSVVLHVVRQSNQVTVVRRVRDADGHVIEVAPPAELPAGEVVVLQPYGSLFFAAAPVFENALPTVASTSRGTVVVLRLRGRSDLGTTFMDVVRRYAIAVREVGSRLLVVSTNERIEEQLAATGVLDVVGPEALYRGDERVGAALQAAEMDAAAWVEQHRPADDEGT, translated from the coding sequence ATGAGGTCGAGTCGCGTCGCAGCGATCGGTCGCAGGCTGCGCCGCGACGGCGTGGCCGGTCTCGTCCTCGGTGTGCAGAGCGTGCCCGATGGCCTGGCGACGGGGCTGCTCGCCGGGGTGAGCCCGTTGGCCGGCCTCTACGCCTACGTGGTCGGCACCCTCGCCGGGGCAGCGGCGACCTCGTCGACGTTCATGGTCGTGCAGGGCACCGGAGCGATGGCCATGGTCGTCGCCGACGTTCCTGCAGTGCACGACAGCACCGACCCCGAGCGGGCGCTGTTCACGCTGTCGATCCTCACGGGCGCAGTGATGCTGGCCGCCGGGCTCCTCAAGCTGGGTTCGGTGCTGCGCTTCGTGTCCAACGCCGTCATGGTCGGCTTCATCAACGCCGTCGGCGTGAACATCGTGCTCGGCCAGCTCGCCAACCTGACCGGGTTCGCCGCCGACGGAGCCAATCGGGTGGTCCGGGCGCTCAACACCGTCTTGTCGCCGGGCGAGCTCGACTGGCGGAGCGTGGCCGTCGGCCTCGGCACCATCCTGCTGATCATCGCTCTGGAACGCACATCGATCGGGGCGTTGGGCCTGGTGGTCGGGGTGATCGCCACCTCGGCCGCCGCTGCGACGCTGGGTTGGTCGGGCGTCGCCACGCTGTCCGATCTCGGTGTCGACCTCGACGGGTTGCCCACACCGACGTGGCCCCTGGTCGGCGCGGTGCCGGCACTGCTGGTGCCGGCGGCGTCGCTGGCGTTCGTCGGGCTGGTGCAGGGTGCTGGGATCTCGGCGAACTTCGTGAACCCCGATGGCCGCTACCCGGACGCGTCCCGGGACTTCGTCGGGCAGGGCGTCGCCAACGTGGCGTCGGGGGTGATGCAGGGCATGCCGGTCGGCGGGTCGGTGTCGGCGTCGGCCATCAACAAGGCGGCCGGCGCCCGCAGCCGCTGGGCGCCGATCGTCGCGTCAGCGGTGATGGCGGTCGTGATCGTCGCGTTCGGTGACGCCGTCGGTTACCTGGCCATGCCTGCGCTGGCCGGCCTGCTGATCCTGATCGGCGTGCGCACCGTCAAGCCCGCCGACGTGCGCTCGGTGTGGAGGACCGGTGTCGTGCAGAAGGCGGTCCTGGTCGTCACGTTCGTGCTCACGATGGTGATCCCGCTGCAGTACGCGGTGATGGTCGGCGTCGGCCTGTCGGTCGTGCTGCACGTGGTGCGCCAATCCAACCAGGTGACGGTGGTGCGGCGGGTCCGAGACGCCGACGGCCACGTGATCGAGGTCGCACCACCAGCTGAGCTGCCCGCCGGCGAAGTCGTGGTGCTGCAGCCCTACGGCAGCCTGTTCTTCGCCGCCGCCCCGGTGTTCGAGAACGCCCTGCCGACGGTAGCGTCGACCTCACGTGGCACGGTCGTCGTCCTCCGGCTGCGGGGGCGGTCGGACCTCGGGACCACGTTCATGGACGTCGTGCGCCGCTACGCCATCGCCGTCAGAGAGGTCGGGTCACGACTCCTCGTCGTCTCGACCAACGAGCGGATCGAAGAGCAGCTGGCCGCCACCGGCGTGCTCGATGTCGTCGGACCCGAGGCCCTCTACCGGGGCGACGAGCGGGTTGGCGCCGCCCTGCAAGCCGCCGAGATGGACGCCGCCGCCTGGGTCGAGCAACACCGCCCGGCCGACGACGAGGGGACCTGA
- a CDS encoding cation:proton antiporter, translated as MNWSEVQMSPAFGFTVVGLIIVAAPIIFERLRLPAVLGLLTFGALIGPNVLDLLPQFTGLRAVGSIGVLYLIFLAGLQLDLETFARFRKISAGFGALTSVVPMALGTGVALLLGIDPRPALLIGSFWASFTLIAYPTVARYGLSRTRAVAAIVGASAITDAVSLVVLALIVGAETGDAGGAQLVLQIAAGFVVLGIYCFVVVPAVARWFFTGLGQERTLRYMLVFISLTSSAMVAELVGVEPLIGAFFVGVGLNRLVPNASPLMAVTDFFGNALFIPTFLISVGLLFDPEVMFVWSTMRLAIAFTAALVVGKAIAAWLTGLTFRLARAEVGLLFSMSVAQAAATLAATVIGYEIGLYGADVVNAVMVVVAVSLIITSVTTNRFAPRVPPPDDDRRRAGEMVLVPVLGNLDGLPEMLRLGRDLADPAGGIVQPLVPVASATRDDLRAGRAMQAQADQALRELGGDEETLLRVDRSVAGALHQAAIEHDASLLLLQWPGPGDLRARMIGATFGEIITATSVPVVIAGLHPRSGGERIVVYGTHQDLVPGNRPTMALALEVASALCRRRDEPLVIGPVPPSALEDAGLTIPPTADHREADEDLETWAAAVTRPGDVVVVPIHDRAIRNDAIRVYQSGRSVLAVNQNPEASSGPATSPLNLAVGRSFAT; from the coding sequence ATGAACTGGTCCGAAGTGCAGATGAGTCCGGCGTTCGGCTTCACCGTGGTCGGGCTGATCATCGTGGCCGCACCGATCATCTTCGAGCGACTCCGCCTGCCAGCCGTGCTCGGGCTGCTCACCTTCGGCGCCCTGATCGGCCCGAACGTGCTCGATCTGCTCCCGCAGTTCACCGGCCTGCGCGCCGTCGGGAGCATCGGCGTGCTCTACCTCATCTTCCTCGCCGGGTTGCAGCTCGACCTCGAGACCTTCGCCCGCTTCCGCAAGATCTCCGCCGGGTTCGGCGCACTCACGTCCGTCGTCCCGATGGCGCTCGGCACCGGCGTGGCGCTGCTCCTCGGCATCGACCCGCGCCCGGCGCTGCTCATCGGATCGTTCTGGGCGTCGTTCACCCTGATCGCCTATCCCACAGTTGCCCGGTACGGCCTGTCGAGGACTCGCGCCGTCGCGGCGATCGTGGGTGCCAGCGCGATCACCGACGCCGTCTCGCTCGTCGTGCTCGCCCTCATCGTGGGCGCCGAGACCGGCGACGCCGGCGGCGCCCAGCTGGTGCTCCAGATCGCCGCCGGGTTCGTCGTCCTCGGCATCTACTGCTTCGTCGTGGTCCCAGCTGTCGCCCGCTGGTTCTTCACCGGTCTCGGCCAGGAGCGCACCCTGCGCTACATGCTGGTGTTCATCTCGCTCACCTCGTCGGCCATGGTCGCCGAGCTCGTCGGTGTCGAGCCGCTCATCGGCGCCTTCTTCGTCGGGGTCGGGCTCAACCGCCTCGTGCCGAACGCAAGTCCGCTCATGGCCGTGACCGACTTCTTCGGGAACGCCCTGTTCATCCCCACCTTCCTGATCTCGGTCGGGCTGCTCTTCGACCCAGAGGTCATGTTCGTCTGGTCGACCATGCGACTGGCCATCGCCTTCACCGCCGCGCTCGTCGTCGGCAAGGCCATCGCCGCCTGGCTCACCGGACTGACCTTCCGTCTGGCGCGAGCCGAGGTGGGACTGCTGTTCTCCATGTCAGTCGCCCAAGCCGCAGCGACCCTTGCCGCCACCGTGATCGGGTACGAGATCGGCCTCTACGGCGCCGACGTGGTCAACGCCGTCATGGTCGTCGTGGCCGTGAGCCTGATCATCACCTCCGTCACCACCAACCGATTCGCCCCCCGCGTCCCACCTCCCGACGACGACCGCCGCCGCGCCGGCGAGATGGTGCTCGTACCCGTCCTCGGCAACCTCGACGGGCTCCCCGAGATGCTCCGGCTCGGTCGTGACCTGGCCGACCCCGCCGGCGGCATCGTCCAACCGCTGGTCCCGGTGGCCTCTGCGACCAGAGACGACCTCCGTGCCGGGCGCGCCATGCAGGCCCAAGCCGACCAGGCACTGCGCGAGCTCGGAGGCGACGAGGAGACCCTGCTTCGGGTGGACCGGTCGGTCGCCGGCGCATTGCACCAGGCGGCCATCGAACATGACGCCTCCCTCCTGCTCCTCCAGTGGCCCGGACCCGGCGACCTCCGTGCCCGGATGATCGGCGCGACGTTCGGTGAGATCATCACCGCCACGTCGGTCCCCGTCGTGATCGCCGGACTCCACCCCCGCAGCGGCGGCGAGCGCATCGTGGTGTACGGCACGCACCAGGACCTCGTGCCCGGCAACCGGCCCACGATGGCGCTCGCGCTCGAGGTGGCGTCCGCACTGTGTCGCCGCAGGGACGAGCCGCTCGTCATCGGCCCGGTCCCCCCATCAGCACTCGAGGACGCCGGTCTCACGATCCCTCCGACCGCGGACCATCGGGAGGCAGACGAGGACCTCGAGACCTGGGCGGCGGCAGTGACCCGCCCCGGCGACGTCGTCGTCGTACCGATCCACGACCGCGCCATCCGCAACGACGCGATCCGCGTCTACCAATCCGGCCGATCGGTGCTCGCGGTCAACCAGAACCCGGAAGCGTCGTCGGGACCGGCCACGAGTCCCCTGAACCTCGCCGTCGGCCGCTCGTTCGCCACCTGA
- a CDS encoding VOC family protein, giving the protein MLRVTGLDHVVLNVADARRALAWWEGLLGAEPVRLAEWEAGEAPFLSVRLDDTTIIDLLETERSGVNADHVCVVVEGADLAEVAASGAFDVVVGPRRLFGARGWGTGVYVRDPDGNVVELRTYP; this is encoded by the coding sequence ATGCTGCGCGTCACCGGACTCGACCACGTGGTGCTCAACGTGGCCGATGCCCGGCGGGCGCTGGCCTGGTGGGAGGGGTTGCTCGGCGCGGAGCCGGTCCGCCTCGCCGAGTGGGAGGCCGGCGAGGCGCCGTTCCTGTCGGTCCGCCTCGACGACACCACGATCATCGACCTCTTGGAGACCGAGCGCAGCGGGGTGAACGCCGACCACGTGTGCGTCGTCGTCGAGGGCGCCGATCTGGCCGAGGTGGCGGCCTCGGGGGCGTTCGACGTGGTCGTCGGGCCCCGGCGCCTCTTCGGCGCCCGAGGGTGGGGGACGGGGGTCTACGTGCGTGACCCGGACGGCAACGTGGTGGAGCTGCGCACCTACCCGTGA
- a CDS encoding J domain-containing protein has protein sequence MGTHYEVLGVSPGASTDDIRQAYVRLAKANHPDRRQADDPLRRARADTTIKAANAAWNVLRDPARRAEYDRMLARGATVPGPVQGEAAGPPRRPPDWEPSGIVVAEAHAPFFRFLPVVVIAAVLIGILVVSAYATQQDDAGPTPSPPTTQPTFPVGSCLLVAALDTGPQPVKVSCGTGNSAVVSSIVATPRPCPPDTRPLPLDDNRTTLCLKSSR, from the coding sequence GTGGGCACGCACTACGAGGTGCTGGGGGTCTCGCCGGGGGCCTCGACGGACGACATCCGCCAGGCCTATGTCCGGCTGGCCAAGGCCAACCACCCGGACCGCCGCCAGGCCGACGACCCGCTGCGTCGAGCGCGCGCCGACACCACCATCAAGGCGGCCAACGCGGCCTGGAACGTGTTGCGCGACCCGGCGCGGCGTGCCGAGTACGACCGGATGCTGGCCCGCGGCGCGACGGTTCCCGGCCCGGTGCAGGGCGAGGCGGCGGGTCCGCCGCGGCGCCCGCCGGACTGGGAGCCGTCGGGGATCGTCGTGGCGGAGGCCCATGCGCCGTTCTTCCGGTTCCTCCCGGTGGTGGTGATCGCCGCGGTGCTCATCGGCATCCTGGTGGTGAGCGCCTACGCCACCCAACAGGACGACGCCGGCCCGACGCCGTCGCCGCCCACCACCCAGCCCACGTTCCCGGTCGGGTCGTGCCTGCTCGTGGCGGCGCTCGACACCGGGCCCCAGCCGGTGAAGGTGAGCTGCGGCACCGGGAACTCGGCGGTGGTCTCCTCGATCGTGGCCACGCCCCGACCGTGCCCGCCCGACACCCGGCCGCTGCCGCTCGACGACAACCGCACGACCCTGTGCCTGAAGAGCTCCCGCTGA
- the hemW gene encoding radical SAM family heme chaperone HemW: MSASPDARPFGAYVHIPFCAARCDYCAFATWTDRHHLTEPYLRALTTDIARHRDDGRLGEVSSIFVGGGTPSMVPAAGLTAVLAEIPRRPGAEVTVECNPDTVDEALLATYVEGGVNRVSFGVQSMVPEVLAALGRTHDPANVERSVAAARAVGITNVNLDVIYGGAGETLEQWARTLDAVVALDPPHVSAYGLTVEPGTPLADDVERHPDDDDQADKYLLATEVLGGAGLEWYEISNWAKPGHRCRHNELYWDQGDYLGFGCAAHSHLAGRRWWNVRTPDRYIDAVEAGAPTEAAAEELEPRRRRVEALQLALRTTAGVPVDALAVEDRELLDGLVEESGGRLRLTVPGRLLANEVAVRLR, from the coding sequence ATGTCGGCGTCGCCCGACGCCCGTCCGTTCGGCGCCTACGTCCACATCCCGTTCTGTGCGGCCCGGTGCGACTACTGCGCCTTCGCCACCTGGACCGACCGCCACCACCTGACCGAGCCGTACCTGCGGGCGCTGACCACCGACATCGCCCGGCACCGTGACGACGGGCGCCTCGGCGAGGTGTCGTCGATCTTCGTCGGGGGTGGCACTCCGTCGATGGTGCCCGCGGCCGGGCTGACGGCCGTGCTGGCCGAGATCCCCCGCCGCCCCGGTGCGGAGGTGACCGTGGAGTGCAACCCCGACACGGTCGACGAGGCGCTCCTCGCGACCTATGTCGAGGGTGGGGTGAACCGCGTCTCGTTCGGGGTGCAGTCGATGGTCCCGGAGGTCCTCGCCGCGCTGGGCCGCACCCATGACCCGGCCAACGTGGAGCGCAGCGTGGCCGCGGCCCGGGCGGTGGGCATCACCAACGTCAACCTCGACGTCATCTACGGCGGCGCGGGCGAGACGCTCGAGCAGTGGGCTCGCACCCTCGATGCCGTCGTGGCCCTCGACCCGCCTCACGTGAGCGCCTACGGCCTCACCGTCGAGCCCGGCACGCCGCTGGCCGACGACGTCGAACGCCATCCCGACGACGACGACCAGGCCGACAAGTACCTCCTCGCCACCGAGGTGCTCGGGGGGGCCGGCCTCGAGTGGTACGAGATCTCGAACTGGGCGAAGCCGGGGCACCGCTGCCGGCACAACGAGCTCTACTGGGACCAGGGCGACTACCTGGGTTTCGGCTGCGCCGCCCACTCCCATCTCGCCGGGCGGCGGTGGTGGAACGTGCGCACCCCGGATCGCTACATCGACGCGGTCGAGGCGGGGGCACCCACGGAAGCGGCGGCGGAGGAGCTCGAACCGCGGCGCCGGCGCGTCGAGGCGCTCCAGCTGGCGCTGCGCACCACCGCCGGCGTCCCGGTCGACGCGCTCGCGGTCGAGGACCGCGAGCTGCTCGACGGTCTCGTCGAGGAGTCGGGCGGGCGGCTGCGCCTCACCGTCCCGGGTCGCCTGTTGGCCAACGAGGTGGCCGTCCGCCTGCGTTGA
- a CDS encoding transcriptional regulator, translated as MSESATGEMTTTYSRKVGDRLRAIRRQKRLSLQEVEANSELEFKASVLGAYERGERAISVPRLQRLARFYSVPVDQLLPADESPGFPDAAPAAAGMFDDRSFTIDLRRLEDLSGPEADMLNRYLTMIQVQRQDFNGRVLTIRKDDLRAIACILGVGPDLAGDRLDDLGLGHNG; from the coding sequence ATGAGCGAGTCGGCGACGGGGGAGATGACCACCACCTACAGTCGCAAGGTGGGCGACCGCCTCCGGGCGATCCGTCGGCAGAAGCGTCTGAGCCTCCAGGAGGTCGAGGCGAACTCCGAGCTGGAGTTCAAGGCGTCGGTCCTCGGCGCCTACGAGCGCGGTGAGCGGGCCATCTCCGTTCCGAGGCTCCAGCGCCTGGCCCGCTTCTACAGCGTCCCCGTCGACCAGCTCCTGCCTGCCGACGAGAGCCCCGGGTTCCCCGACGCCGCGCCGGCCGCCGCCGGGATGTTCGACGACCGCTCGTTCACCATCGACCTGCGTCGCCTCGAGGACCTGAGCGGGCCCGAGGCCGACATGCTCAACCGCTACCTCACGATGATCCAGGTGCAGCGCCAGGACTTCAACGGCCGGGTGCTCACGATCCGCAAGGACGACCTGCGGGCCATCGCCTGCATCCTCGGTGTCGGCCCCGATCTGGCCGGCGACCGGCTCGACGACCTGGGTCTCGGGCACAACGGTTGA
- a CDS encoding 16S rRNA (uracil(1498)-N(3))-methyltransferase has translation MIVADVEHPELDADDRHHLERVRRVRDGDPVSVTDGAGRWRWCRFGSLLAVDGEVVADPVPQPSLAVAFALVKGARPDLVVQKLTELGVDRIVPFVADRSVVRWDDAKGARQAERLARIAREAAMQSRRTWLAEVEPVTTFDEVIARPDAVAADPGGPPPRPGSALVLVGPEGGWSPEERSRLPARVGFAPTVLRAETAAIAAGAVFAALREGLVAGTGEP, from the coding sequence GTGATCGTGGCCGATGTCGAGCACCCGGAGCTCGACGCCGACGACCGTCACCACCTCGAACGGGTGCGGCGGGTGCGTGACGGCGATCCGGTGAGCGTGACCGACGGCGCCGGCCGGTGGCGGTGGTGCCGGTTCGGATCCTTGCTCGCCGTGGACGGCGAGGTCGTCGCCGATCCGGTTCCCCAGCCCTCTCTGGCCGTGGCCTTCGCGCTGGTGAAGGGAGCTCGGCCCGACCTCGTCGTGCAGAAGCTCACCGAGCTCGGGGTCGACCGCATCGTGCCCTTCGTCGCCGACCGATCCGTCGTGCGCTGGGACGACGCCAAGGGCGCCCGCCAGGCCGAGCGGCTGGCCCGGATCGCTCGGGAGGCGGCCATGCAGAGCCGTCGCACGTGGTTGGCGGAGGTCGAGCCGGTGACGACGTTCGACGAGGTCATCGCCCGTCCCGACGCGGTGGCCGCCGACCCGGGCGGGCCGCCGCCTCGGCCGGGCTCCGCCCTCGTGCTCGTGGGCCCCGAGGGGGGGTGGTCGCCCGAGGAGCGGAGTCGGCTCCCGGCGAGGGTGGGCTTCGCGCCCACCGTGTTGCGGGCCGAGACCGCCGCCATCGCCGCCGGTGCCGTGTTCGCGGCGCTGCGGGAGGGGCTGGTGGCCGGCACCGGTGAGCCGTGA
- the dnaJ gene encoding molecular chaperone DnaJ has translation MADYYELLGVTRDADPDEIKRSYRRLARQLHPDANPGDVEAEARFKQIAVAYETLSDPDRRRQYDRFGEAGPGGSPFGGGGGLGDIFDMFFTGGSPFGGGAASGPSGPPRGSDLEVVVDLEFADAVFGVEAPVTVRTAVPCDDCEATGAAPGTGVETCSECDGAGQVRRVRQSILGQMVTAGPCPRCSGMGSVVPTPCPRCRGEGRVVEERTLTVDVPAGVDSGATLRLSGRGAVGPRGGGVGDLYVHVRVAPHEVFTRHGDDLLLDLYVPMTQAALGARLTFDTLDGEEDLDLVAGTQTGRTVRYRGKGVPHLQGRGRGDLIVQIVVETPTDLSDEEVALLQQLAELRGHEVAPPEGGVFTRLKSAFK, from the coding sequence GTGGCCGACTACTACGAGCTGCTCGGCGTCACCCGCGACGCCGACCCCGACGAGATCAAGCGGTCCTACCGGCGCCTCGCCCGCCAGCTCCACCCCGACGCCAACCCCGGTGACGTCGAGGCGGAGGCCCGCTTCAAGCAGATCGCCGTCGCGTACGAGACGCTCTCCGACCCCGACCGGCGCCGCCAGTACGACAGGTTCGGCGAGGCCGGCCCGGGGGGCTCTCCCTTCGGCGGCGGCGGGGGTCTGGGGGACATCTTCGACATGTTCTTCACCGGCGGCAGCCCGTTCGGTGGCGGCGCGGCGAGCGGCCCGTCCGGGCCACCTCGCGGATCGGACCTCGAGGTCGTCGTCGACCTCGAGTTCGCCGACGCCGTGTTCGGCGTCGAGGCGCCGGTCACCGTCCGCACGGCGGTCCCGTGCGACGACTGCGAAGCCACCGGGGCGGCGCCGGGCACCGGCGTCGAGACCTGCAGCGAGTGCGACGGGGCCGGCCAGGTGCGTCGAGTGCGCCAGTCGATCCTCGGCCAGATGGTCACCGCCGGTCCGTGCCCGCGGTGCTCGGGCATGGGATCGGTCGTCCCCACACCCTGCCCGCGCTGTCGGGGCGAGGGACGGGTCGTCGAGGAGCGCACGCTCACCGTCGACGTCCCCGCCGGTGTCGACAGCGGGGCCACCCTGCGCCTCAGCGGTCGCGGTGCCGTCGGGCCCCGGGGCGGCGGGGTCGGCGACCTCTACGTGCACGTACGGGTCGCACCTCACGAGGTGTTCACCCGCCACGGCGACGACCTCCTCCTCGACCTGTACGTGCCGATGACCCAGGCGGCGCTCGGGGCCCGGCTCACGTTCGACACCCTCGACGGCGAGGAAGACCTCGACCTCGTCGCCGGCACCCAGACCGGACGCACGGTCCGGTACCGGGGCAAGGGCGTCCCACACCTCCAGGGGAGGGGCCGGGGCGACCTGATCGTGCAGATCGTGGTCGAGACGCCCACGGACCTCAGCGATGAGGAGGTCGCGCTGCTCCAACAGCTCGCCGAGCTGCGCGGCCACGAGGTCGCCCCGCCCGAGGGCGGGGTCTTCACCCGGCTCAAGTCGGCGTTCAAGTAG
- the hrcA gene encoding heat-inducible transcriptional repressor HrcA encodes MLDDRKATVLRAVVTEYIETAQPVGSGHVARSPEVGVSSATVRNDMAALEAEGYLTQPHTSAGRVPTEKGYRFFVDQLGGPGRLGSTEAQQVRSFFSRTHGELEEMLSDTTRLLSKLTQYAAVVVGPPHEVATIKSVQLVSLAPRVVLAVLVLSNGALEKHTIDLDGDVDELVVNAAGVRLGSILVGQTLAAAASIDLDGPEHGDAGPGVADVVHAALVELRGEHRHDDQVFIGGTAQMAAAFDAVDTVSEILRILEQQLVVVSLLEDVLDRGLSVAIGTETGNQALSDCSLVVAPYLVDGETAGSIGVLGPTRMHYDQALAAVAVVSNRLGRQLSEG; translated from the coding sequence ATGCTCGACGATCGCAAGGCCACCGTCCTGCGGGCGGTGGTGACGGAGTACATCGAGACCGCCCAGCCGGTCGGTTCCGGGCACGTGGCCCGGTCGCCCGAGGTCGGCGTGTCCTCGGCCACGGTGCGCAACGACATGGCCGCCCTGGAGGCCGAGGGGTACCTCACCCAGCCCCACACGAGCGCCGGGCGGGTGCCCACCGAGAAGGGGTACCGCTTCTTCGTCGACCAGCTGGGCGGACCCGGTCGGCTCGGGTCGACCGAGGCCCAGCAGGTGCGGTCGTTCTTCTCCCGGACCCACGGTGAGCTCGAGGAGATGCTGTCCGACACCACCCGGCTGCTGTCCAAGCTGACCCAGTACGCGGCGGTGGTGGTGGGGCCGCCCCACGAGGTGGCCACCATCAAGTCGGTGCAGCTCGTGTCGTTGGCGCCCCGGGTCGTGCTCGCCGTCCTCGTGCTGTCCAACGGTGCCCTCGAGAAGCACACGATCGACCTCGACGGCGACGTCGACGAGCTGGTCGTCAACGCCGCCGGGGTGCGCCTCGGGTCGATCCTGGTCGGCCAGACGCTCGCCGCGGCGGCCTCGATCGACCTCGACGGACCGGAGCACGGGGACGCCGGTCCCGGGGTGGCCGACGTCGTGCACGCCGCGCTGGTCGAGCTGCGGGGCGAGCACCGTCACGACGACCAGGTGTTCATCGGCGGCACCGCCCAGATGGCCGCCGCCTTCGACGCCGTCGACACCGTGAGCGAGATCCTGCGCATCCTCGAGCAGCAGCTCGTGGTGGTCAGCCTCCTCGAGGACGTTCTCGACCGTGGACTCTCGGTGGCCATCGGCACCGAGACCGGCAACCAGGCGCTCTCCGACTGCTCCCTGGTCGTCGCCCCCTACCTGGTCGACGGCGAGACGGCGGGCTCCATCGGCGTGCTCGGACCCACCCGCATGCACTACGACCAGGCGTTGGCGGCGGTGGCCGTGGTCAGCAACCGCCTGGGCCGTCAGCTGAGCGAGGGCTGA